Proteins from a single region of Salvelinus sp. IW2-2015 linkage group LG4p, ASM291031v2, whole genome shotgun sequence:
- the irs1 gene encoding insulin receptor substrate 1-B isoform X3, giving the protein MASPTTEQQGCFSDVRKVGYLRKPKSMHKRFFVLRAASAAGPSRLEYYENEKKWRHKSGVPKRSILLESCFNINKRADSKNKYLVALYTKDEYFSIAADSEQEQDRWHQALVDLHNKGKVHDAAVGGSGMAEENYGEETMPGPAFKEVWQVILKPKGLGHTKNFIGIYRLCLTNKTISFVKLNSDAAAVVLQLMNIRRCGHSENFFFIEVGRSAVTGPGEFWMQVDDSVVAQNMHETILEAMKAMSEEFRPRSKSHSSSNCSNPISVPLRRHHHNNLPPSQVGLGRSSRTESVTATSPAGPGKHSHSFRVRASSDGEGTMSRPASVDGSPCEARTQSHRHRGASRLHPPLNHSRSIPMPSSRCSPSAISPVSLSSSSTSGHGSTSDCLYPCRSSASISGSPIDGGFISSDEYGSSPCDFRSSFRSVTPDSLSHTPPAREEELNNYICMAKPATLLRGHCGCSPHPHGTPSHLDEPELEKCFRKRTHSSSTSPLTVCHQKTPPQSSTVSLEEYTVMQPAYSSCSRASSYRHSAFMPTHSYPEEGIDIPLEGNRVSKKDDGYMPMTPGVAPATGKSADYMPMSPKSVSVPQRINSHQHPKMDSNGYMMMSPSGSCSPDTTNYGQIWTNGVNPKLSVESTEEKLLSPGDYMNMSPASCSMTSTPPDCYINLVEDPPKSMYSYFSLPRSFEHSHRKLDQNPLHLSLSSGRLPFGDSLASSTSSDSLMGQGYSSQPVVKPKRADVDSRLARPTRLSLEGNKASTLPRTHECPFPADPKSPGEYVNIEFNDKPFSAGLATHFSPVFPGSGPEGPAEISSDYMNMHLGAQGRGIPSWAAKPLASCTDGYAIVAPVAPSVIPCENLCRRDYSSTQTDYSDTQMILNAPMSTIDVTPFSVSPPSQDLSVLGAGPSAVPLGLMGPLSGLSAFTRVNSSLIWNQGAKLIRADQQGRRRHSSETFSSTGVPVNAASPSVEGVKRHSSASFENVWLKPGESPLSANGRRESPSEPSSNGQNQNRLNYIDLDLAQDQNLPEWSSLWARARDTQGGSDPEDLRAYASISFQKADESRMNPAQREE; this is encoded by the coding sequence ATGGCTAGCCCAACCACAGAGCAGCAGGGTTGTTTTTCAGATGTAAGAAAGGTGGGTTATTTAAGGAAACCTAAAAGCATGCACAAGAGGTTTTTTGTCCTGCGGGCTGCTAGTGCTGCAGGACCCTCCAGGTTGGAGTACTacgaaaatgaaaaaaaatggagACACAAGTCCGGGGTGCCTAAAAGGTCAATCCTGCTGGAGAGCTGCTTCAACATAAATAAAAGGGCAGATTCCAAAAACAAATACCTGGTGGCTCTTTACACCAAGGATGAGTATTTCTCTATTGCAGCGGACAGCGAGCAGGAACAAGACAGGTGGCACCAAGCGCTAGTGGACCTACACAACAaaggtaaagttcatgatgctgctGTTGGTGGCAGTGGGATGGCAGAGGAGAATTATGGAGAAGAAACCATGCCAGGACCTGCCTTTAAAGAAGTCTGGCAAGTTATTTTGAAACCAAAGGGCCTGGGACACACCAAAAATTTTATTGGGATTTACAGATTGTGCCTAACAAATAAAACCATCAGCTTTGTGAAATTGAACTCAGACGCAGCGGCGGTCGTGCTGCAATTAATGAATATAAGGAGATGCGGTCATTCAGAGAATTTCTTTTTCATTGAAGTGGGAAGATCCGCAGTCACAGGACCGGGGGAATTTTGGATGCAAGTGGACGACTCTGTTGTTGCTCAAAATATGCATGAAACCATCCTGGAGGCGATGAAAGCGATGAGTGAGGAATTTCGTCCCCGGAGCAAAAGCCATTCCTCGTCAAACTGCTCCAACCCAATCTCTGTGCCTTTGAGAAGGCATCACCACAACAACCTGCCACCTAGCCAAGTGGGACTGGGAAGGAGTTCCCGGACTGAGAGTGTGACGGCCACCTCGCCTGCTGGCCCGGGAAAGCACAGTCATTCATTCAGAGTGAGGGCCTCTAGTGATGGGGAAGGAACCATGTCCAGACCAGCCTCAGTGGATGGGAGCCCCTGTGAAGCCAGGACACAAtctcacagacacagaggggCCTCCCGCCTCCACCCTCCCCTCAACCACAGCAGGTCTATCCCCATGCCCTCTTCGCGCTGCTCCCCCTCAGCAATCAGCCCAGTTAGCCTGTCCTCCAGCAGTACGAGTGGGCACGGCTCCACTTCAGACTGTCTCTACCCCTGCCGCTCCAGTGCCTCCATATCTGGCTCTCCTATTGACGGGGGATTCATTTCTTCTGATGAGTATGGATCGAGCCCCTGTGACTTCAGGAGTTCCTTCCGCAGTGTCACACCTGACTCCTTGAGTCACACACCGCCCGCCAGGGAGGAAGAACTCAACAACTACATCTGCATGGCGAAGCCTGCAACTCTTCTGAGGGGCCACTGTGGCTGCAGCCCCCACCCCCACggtacgccatcccacctggacGAGCCTGAGCTGGAGAAGTGCTTCAGGAAACGGACACACTCCTCGAGCACATCTCCCCTGACAGTGTGCCACCAGAAGACCCCCCCTCAGTCCTCCACAGTATCGCTGGAGGAGTACACAGTAATGCAGCCTGCATACTCGTCATGCAGCCGAGCATCCAGCTACAGGCACTCTGCCTTCATGCCCACACACTCATACCCAGAGGAGGGCATAGACATCCCCTTAGAGGGCAACAGGGTGAGCAAAAAAGATGATGGCTACATGCCCATGACCCCAGGTGTGGCACCTGCCACAGGTAAAAGTGCCGACTACATGCCCATGAGCCCCAAAAGTGTGTCGGTGCCACAGCGGATTAACTCTCACCAGCACCCCAAAATGGACTCCAATGGGTACATGATGATGTCACCCAGCGGGAGCTGCTCACCAGACACCACAAACTACGGTCAAATATGGACCAATGGGGTCAACCCTAAGCTTTCTGTCGAGAGCACGGAGGAGAAATTGTTGTCGCCCGGGGATTACATGAACATGTCACCGGCGAGCTGCTCCATGACTAGCACGCCGCCAGATTGCTACATCAACCTGGTAGAGGATCCACCTAAGTCCATGTACTCCTACTTTTCCTTGCCTCGCTCTTTTGAACACAGCCACAGGAAGCTGGACCAGAACCCCCTGCACCTTTCGCTCAGCTCTGGACGCCTGCCCTTCGGGGACTCTTTAGCCTCCTCCACGAGCAGCGACAGTCTAATGGGACAGGGCTACAGTAGTCAGCCCGTGGTCAAGCCCAAGAGAGCTGATGTGGACAGCAGGCTGGCCAGGCCCACGCGCCTCTCTCTGGAGGGCAACAAAGCCAGCACCCTGCCTCGCACCCATGAGTGCCCCTTCCCTGCAGATCCCAAGAGCCCCGGGGAGTATGTCAACATAGAGTTCAACGACAAGCCTTTCTCAGCCGGCTTGGCCACTCACTTCTCCCCTGTGTTCCCAGGGAGTGGCCCAGAGGGGCCAGCAGAGATTTCCTCAGACtacatgaacatgcacctgggTGCTCAGGGCAGGGGCATTCCCAGCTGGGCAGCCAAACCCCTAGCCTCCTGCACAGATGGCTATGCTATAGTGGCCCCTGTGGCTCCCTCTGTGATCCCCTGTGAGAACCTCTGTAGACGGGACTACAGCAGCACACAGACTGACTACTCTGACACACAGATGATTCTGAACGCTCCGATGTCGACCATTGATGTCACCCCCTTCTCTGTGTCCCCTCCAAGCCAGGACCTGTCTGTGCTGGGTGCGGGTCCCAGTGCCGTGCCCTTAGGACTAATGGGCCCTCTCTCTGGGCTGAGTGCTTTCACCAGGGTTAACTCCAGTTTAATCTGGAACCAGGGAGCTAAATTGATCCGCGCCGACCAGCAGGGCCGGCGCCGGCACAGCTCCGAGACCTTCTCCTCCACGGGAGTCCCGGTCAACGCCGCCTCGCCCTCCGTGGAGGGAGTGAAACGTCACAGCTCCGCCTCTTTCGAGAATGTATGGCTGAAGCCGGGAGAATCCCCATTATCTGCCAACGGGAGGAGAGAAAGCCCATCAGAGCCCAGCTCTAACGGACAGAACCAGAACAGGCTGAACTACATCGACCTGGACCTGGCTCAGGACCAGAACCTACCAGAGTGGAGTTCCCTCTGGGCCAGAGCCAGGGACACGCAAGGTGGTAGTGACCCAGAGGACCTGCGCGCCTATGCCAGCATTAGTTTTCAGAAAGCAGACGAGTCGAGGATGAACCCCGCTCAGAGAGAAG
- the irs1 gene encoding insulin receptor substrate 1-B isoform X2: MASPTTEQQGCFSDVRKVGYLRKPKSMHKRFFVLRAASAAGPSRLEYYENEKKWRHKSGVPKRSILLESCFNINKRADSKNKYLVALYTKDEYFSIAADSEQEQDRWHQALVDLHNKGKVHDAAVGGSGMAEENYGEETMPGPAFKEVWQVILKPKGLGHTKNFIGIYRLCLTNKTISFVKLNSDAAAVVLQLMNIRRCGHSENFFFIEVGRSAVTGPGEFWMQVDDSVVAQNMHETILEAMKAMSEEFRPRSKSHSSSNCSNPISVPLRRHHHNNLPPSQVGLGRSSRTESVTATSPAGPGKHSHSFRVRASSDGEGTMSRPASVDGSPCEARTQSHRHRGASRLHPPLNHSRSIPMPSSRCSPSAISPVSLSSSSTSGHGSTSDCLYPCRSSASISGSPIDGGFISSDEYGSSPCDFRSSFRSVTPDSLSHTPPAREEELNNYICMAKPATLLRGHCGCSPHPHGTPSHLDEPELEKCFRKRTHSSSTSPLTVCHQKTPPQSSTVSLEEYTVMQPAYSSCSRASSYRHSAFMPTHSYPEEGIDIPLEGNRVSKKDDGYMPMTPGVAPATGKSADYMPMSPKSVSVPQRINSHQHPKMDSNGYMMMSPSGSCSPDTTNYGQIWTNGVNPKLSVESTEEKLLSPGDYMNMSPASCSMTSTPPDCYINLVEDPPKSMYSYFSLPRSFEHSHRKLDQNPLHLSLSSGRLPFGDSLASSTSSDSLMGQGYSSQPVVKPKRADVDSRLARPTRLSLEGNKASTLPRTHECPFPADPKSPGEYVNIEFNDKPFSAGLATHFSPVFPGSGPEGPAEISSDYMNMHLGAQGRGIPSWAAKPLASCTDGYAIVAPVAPSVIPCENLCRRDYSSTQTDYSDTQMILNAPMSTIDVTPFSVSPPSQDLSVLGAGPSAVPLGLMGPLSGLSAFTRVNSSLIWNQGAKLIRADQQGRRRHSSETFSSTGVPVNAASPSVEGVKRHSSASFENVWLKPGESPLSANGRRESPSEPSSNGQNQNRLNYIDLDLAQDQNLPEWSSLWARARDTQGGSDPEDLRAYASISFQKADESRMNPAQREDPDSPGKLREGERLSGCTLFLNEDGCSPVNLDFLVIEQTS; this comes from the coding sequence ATGGCTAGCCCAACCACAGAGCAGCAGGGTTGTTTTTCAGATGTAAGAAAGGTGGGTTATTTAAGGAAACCTAAAAGCATGCACAAGAGGTTTTTTGTCCTGCGGGCTGCTAGTGCTGCAGGACCCTCCAGGTTGGAGTACTacgaaaatgaaaaaaaatggagACACAAGTCCGGGGTGCCTAAAAGGTCAATCCTGCTGGAGAGCTGCTTCAACATAAATAAAAGGGCAGATTCCAAAAACAAATACCTGGTGGCTCTTTACACCAAGGATGAGTATTTCTCTATTGCAGCGGACAGCGAGCAGGAACAAGACAGGTGGCACCAAGCGCTAGTGGACCTACACAACAaaggtaaagttcatgatgctgctGTTGGTGGCAGTGGGATGGCAGAGGAGAATTATGGAGAAGAAACCATGCCAGGACCTGCCTTTAAAGAAGTCTGGCAAGTTATTTTGAAACCAAAGGGCCTGGGACACACCAAAAATTTTATTGGGATTTACAGATTGTGCCTAACAAATAAAACCATCAGCTTTGTGAAATTGAACTCAGACGCAGCGGCGGTCGTGCTGCAATTAATGAATATAAGGAGATGCGGTCATTCAGAGAATTTCTTTTTCATTGAAGTGGGAAGATCCGCAGTCACAGGACCGGGGGAATTTTGGATGCAAGTGGACGACTCTGTTGTTGCTCAAAATATGCATGAAACCATCCTGGAGGCGATGAAAGCGATGAGTGAGGAATTTCGTCCCCGGAGCAAAAGCCATTCCTCGTCAAACTGCTCCAACCCAATCTCTGTGCCTTTGAGAAGGCATCACCACAACAACCTGCCACCTAGCCAAGTGGGACTGGGAAGGAGTTCCCGGACTGAGAGTGTGACGGCCACCTCGCCTGCTGGCCCGGGAAAGCACAGTCATTCATTCAGAGTGAGGGCCTCTAGTGATGGGGAAGGAACCATGTCCAGACCAGCCTCAGTGGATGGGAGCCCCTGTGAAGCCAGGACACAAtctcacagacacagaggggCCTCCCGCCTCCACCCTCCCCTCAACCACAGCAGGTCTATCCCCATGCCCTCTTCGCGCTGCTCCCCCTCAGCAATCAGCCCAGTTAGCCTGTCCTCCAGCAGTACGAGTGGGCACGGCTCCACTTCAGACTGTCTCTACCCCTGCCGCTCCAGTGCCTCCATATCTGGCTCTCCTATTGACGGGGGATTCATTTCTTCTGATGAGTATGGATCGAGCCCCTGTGACTTCAGGAGTTCCTTCCGCAGTGTCACACCTGACTCCTTGAGTCACACACCGCCCGCCAGGGAGGAAGAACTCAACAACTACATCTGCATGGCGAAGCCTGCAACTCTTCTGAGGGGCCACTGTGGCTGCAGCCCCCACCCCCACggtacgccatcccacctggacGAGCCTGAGCTGGAGAAGTGCTTCAGGAAACGGACACACTCCTCGAGCACATCTCCCCTGACAGTGTGCCACCAGAAGACCCCCCCTCAGTCCTCCACAGTATCGCTGGAGGAGTACACAGTAATGCAGCCTGCATACTCGTCATGCAGCCGAGCATCCAGCTACAGGCACTCTGCCTTCATGCCCACACACTCATACCCAGAGGAGGGCATAGACATCCCCTTAGAGGGCAACAGGGTGAGCAAAAAAGATGATGGCTACATGCCCATGACCCCAGGTGTGGCACCTGCCACAGGTAAAAGTGCCGACTACATGCCCATGAGCCCCAAAAGTGTGTCGGTGCCACAGCGGATTAACTCTCACCAGCACCCCAAAATGGACTCCAATGGGTACATGATGATGTCACCCAGCGGGAGCTGCTCACCAGACACCACAAACTACGGTCAAATATGGACCAATGGGGTCAACCCTAAGCTTTCTGTCGAGAGCACGGAGGAGAAATTGTTGTCGCCCGGGGATTACATGAACATGTCACCGGCGAGCTGCTCCATGACTAGCACGCCGCCAGATTGCTACATCAACCTGGTAGAGGATCCACCTAAGTCCATGTACTCCTACTTTTCCTTGCCTCGCTCTTTTGAACACAGCCACAGGAAGCTGGACCAGAACCCCCTGCACCTTTCGCTCAGCTCTGGACGCCTGCCCTTCGGGGACTCTTTAGCCTCCTCCACGAGCAGCGACAGTCTAATGGGACAGGGCTACAGTAGTCAGCCCGTGGTCAAGCCCAAGAGAGCTGATGTGGACAGCAGGCTGGCCAGGCCCACGCGCCTCTCTCTGGAGGGCAACAAAGCCAGCACCCTGCCTCGCACCCATGAGTGCCCCTTCCCTGCAGATCCCAAGAGCCCCGGGGAGTATGTCAACATAGAGTTCAACGACAAGCCTTTCTCAGCCGGCTTGGCCACTCACTTCTCCCCTGTGTTCCCAGGGAGTGGCCCAGAGGGGCCAGCAGAGATTTCCTCAGACtacatgaacatgcacctgggTGCTCAGGGCAGGGGCATTCCCAGCTGGGCAGCCAAACCCCTAGCCTCCTGCACAGATGGCTATGCTATAGTGGCCCCTGTGGCTCCCTCTGTGATCCCCTGTGAGAACCTCTGTAGACGGGACTACAGCAGCACACAGACTGACTACTCTGACACACAGATGATTCTGAACGCTCCGATGTCGACCATTGATGTCACCCCCTTCTCTGTGTCCCCTCCAAGCCAGGACCTGTCTGTGCTGGGTGCGGGTCCCAGTGCCGTGCCCTTAGGACTAATGGGCCCTCTCTCTGGGCTGAGTGCTTTCACCAGGGTTAACTCCAGTTTAATCTGGAACCAGGGAGCTAAATTGATCCGCGCCGACCAGCAGGGCCGGCGCCGGCACAGCTCCGAGACCTTCTCCTCCACGGGAGTCCCGGTCAACGCCGCCTCGCCCTCCGTGGAGGGAGTGAAACGTCACAGCTCCGCCTCTTTCGAGAATGTATGGCTGAAGCCGGGAGAATCCCCATTATCTGCCAACGGGAGGAGAGAAAGCCCATCAGAGCCCAGCTCTAACGGACAGAACCAGAACAGGCTGAACTACATCGACCTGGACCTGGCTCAGGACCAGAACCTACCAGAGTGGAGTTCCCTCTGGGCCAGAGCCAGGGACACGCAAGGTGGTAGTGACCCAGAGGACCTGCGCGCCTATGCCAGCATTAGTTTTCAGAAAGCAGACGAGTCGAGGATGAACCCCGCTCAGAGAGAAG
- the irs1 gene encoding insulin receptor substrate 1-B isoform X1 has protein sequence MASPTTEQQGCFSDVRKVGYLRKPKSMHKRFFVLRAASAAGPSRLEYYENEKKWRHKSGVPKRSILLESCFNINKRADSKNKYLVALYTKDEYFSIAADSEQEQDRWHQALVDLHNKGKVHDAAVGGSGMAEENYGEETMPGPAFKEVWQVILKPKGLGHTKNFIGIYRLCLTNKTISFVKLNSDAAAVVLQLMNIRRCGHSENFFFIEVGRSAVTGPGEFWMQVDDSVVAQNMHETILEAMKAMSEEFRPRSKSHSSSNCSNPISVPLRRHHHNNLPPSQVGLGRSSRTESVTATSPAGPGKHSHSFRVRASSDGEGTMSRPASVDGSPCEARTQSHRHRGASRLHPPLNHSRSIPMPSSRCSPSAISPVSLSSSSTSGHGSTSDCLYPCRSSASISGSPIDGGFISSDEYGSSPCDFRSSFRSVTPDSLSHTPPAREEELNNYICMAKPATLLRGHCGCSPHPHGTPSHLDEPELEKCFRKRTHSSSTSPLTVCHQKTPPQSSTVSLEEYTVMQPAYSSCSRASSYRHSAFMPTHSYPEEGIDIPLEGNRVSKKDDGYMPMTPGVAPATGKSADYMPMSPKSVSVPQRINSHQHPKMDSNGYMMMSPSGSCSPDTTNYGQIWTNGVNPKLSVESTEEKLLSPGDYMNMSPASCSMTSTPPDCYINLVEDPPKSMYSYFSLPRSFEHSHRKLDQNPLHLSLSSGRLPFGDSLASSTSSDSLMGQGYSSQPVVKPKRADVDSRLARPTRLSLEGNKASTLPRTHECPFPADPKSPGEYVNIEFNDKPFSAGLATHFSPVFPGSGPEGPAEISSDYMNMHLGAQGRGIPSWAAKPLASCTDGYAIVAPVAPSVIPCENLCRRDYSSTQTDYSDTQMILNAPMSTIDVTPFSVSPPSQDLSVLGAGPSAVPLGLMGPLSGLSAFTRVNSSLIWNQGAKLIRADQQGRRRHSSETFSSTGVPVNAASPSVEGVKRHSSASFENVWLKPGESPLSANGRRESPSEPSSNGQNQNRLNYIDLDLAQDQNLPEWSSLWARARDTQGGSDPEDLRAYASISFQKADESRMNPAQREGNHAQNEQYGWWHCHSAGSCQDEPAGRVPHEGGGGLPCNAQR, from the coding sequence ATGGCTAGCCCAACCACAGAGCAGCAGGGTTGTTTTTCAGATGTAAGAAAGGTGGGTTATTTAAGGAAACCTAAAAGCATGCACAAGAGGTTTTTTGTCCTGCGGGCTGCTAGTGCTGCAGGACCCTCCAGGTTGGAGTACTacgaaaatgaaaaaaaatggagACACAAGTCCGGGGTGCCTAAAAGGTCAATCCTGCTGGAGAGCTGCTTCAACATAAATAAAAGGGCAGATTCCAAAAACAAATACCTGGTGGCTCTTTACACCAAGGATGAGTATTTCTCTATTGCAGCGGACAGCGAGCAGGAACAAGACAGGTGGCACCAAGCGCTAGTGGACCTACACAACAaaggtaaagttcatgatgctgctGTTGGTGGCAGTGGGATGGCAGAGGAGAATTATGGAGAAGAAACCATGCCAGGACCTGCCTTTAAAGAAGTCTGGCAAGTTATTTTGAAACCAAAGGGCCTGGGACACACCAAAAATTTTATTGGGATTTACAGATTGTGCCTAACAAATAAAACCATCAGCTTTGTGAAATTGAACTCAGACGCAGCGGCGGTCGTGCTGCAATTAATGAATATAAGGAGATGCGGTCATTCAGAGAATTTCTTTTTCATTGAAGTGGGAAGATCCGCAGTCACAGGACCGGGGGAATTTTGGATGCAAGTGGACGACTCTGTTGTTGCTCAAAATATGCATGAAACCATCCTGGAGGCGATGAAAGCGATGAGTGAGGAATTTCGTCCCCGGAGCAAAAGCCATTCCTCGTCAAACTGCTCCAACCCAATCTCTGTGCCTTTGAGAAGGCATCACCACAACAACCTGCCACCTAGCCAAGTGGGACTGGGAAGGAGTTCCCGGACTGAGAGTGTGACGGCCACCTCGCCTGCTGGCCCGGGAAAGCACAGTCATTCATTCAGAGTGAGGGCCTCTAGTGATGGGGAAGGAACCATGTCCAGACCAGCCTCAGTGGATGGGAGCCCCTGTGAAGCCAGGACACAAtctcacagacacagaggggCCTCCCGCCTCCACCCTCCCCTCAACCACAGCAGGTCTATCCCCATGCCCTCTTCGCGCTGCTCCCCCTCAGCAATCAGCCCAGTTAGCCTGTCCTCCAGCAGTACGAGTGGGCACGGCTCCACTTCAGACTGTCTCTACCCCTGCCGCTCCAGTGCCTCCATATCTGGCTCTCCTATTGACGGGGGATTCATTTCTTCTGATGAGTATGGATCGAGCCCCTGTGACTTCAGGAGTTCCTTCCGCAGTGTCACACCTGACTCCTTGAGTCACACACCGCCCGCCAGGGAGGAAGAACTCAACAACTACATCTGCATGGCGAAGCCTGCAACTCTTCTGAGGGGCCACTGTGGCTGCAGCCCCCACCCCCACggtacgccatcccacctggacGAGCCTGAGCTGGAGAAGTGCTTCAGGAAACGGACACACTCCTCGAGCACATCTCCCCTGACAGTGTGCCACCAGAAGACCCCCCCTCAGTCCTCCACAGTATCGCTGGAGGAGTACACAGTAATGCAGCCTGCATACTCGTCATGCAGCCGAGCATCCAGCTACAGGCACTCTGCCTTCATGCCCACACACTCATACCCAGAGGAGGGCATAGACATCCCCTTAGAGGGCAACAGGGTGAGCAAAAAAGATGATGGCTACATGCCCATGACCCCAGGTGTGGCACCTGCCACAGGTAAAAGTGCCGACTACATGCCCATGAGCCCCAAAAGTGTGTCGGTGCCACAGCGGATTAACTCTCACCAGCACCCCAAAATGGACTCCAATGGGTACATGATGATGTCACCCAGCGGGAGCTGCTCACCAGACACCACAAACTACGGTCAAATATGGACCAATGGGGTCAACCCTAAGCTTTCTGTCGAGAGCACGGAGGAGAAATTGTTGTCGCCCGGGGATTACATGAACATGTCACCGGCGAGCTGCTCCATGACTAGCACGCCGCCAGATTGCTACATCAACCTGGTAGAGGATCCACCTAAGTCCATGTACTCCTACTTTTCCTTGCCTCGCTCTTTTGAACACAGCCACAGGAAGCTGGACCAGAACCCCCTGCACCTTTCGCTCAGCTCTGGACGCCTGCCCTTCGGGGACTCTTTAGCCTCCTCCACGAGCAGCGACAGTCTAATGGGACAGGGCTACAGTAGTCAGCCCGTGGTCAAGCCCAAGAGAGCTGATGTGGACAGCAGGCTGGCCAGGCCCACGCGCCTCTCTCTGGAGGGCAACAAAGCCAGCACCCTGCCTCGCACCCATGAGTGCCCCTTCCCTGCAGATCCCAAGAGCCCCGGGGAGTATGTCAACATAGAGTTCAACGACAAGCCTTTCTCAGCCGGCTTGGCCACTCACTTCTCCCCTGTGTTCCCAGGGAGTGGCCCAGAGGGGCCAGCAGAGATTTCCTCAGACtacatgaacatgcacctgggTGCTCAGGGCAGGGGCATTCCCAGCTGGGCAGCCAAACCCCTAGCCTCCTGCACAGATGGCTATGCTATAGTGGCCCCTGTGGCTCCCTCTGTGATCCCCTGTGAGAACCTCTGTAGACGGGACTACAGCAGCACACAGACTGACTACTCTGACACACAGATGATTCTGAACGCTCCGATGTCGACCATTGATGTCACCCCCTTCTCTGTGTCCCCTCCAAGCCAGGACCTGTCTGTGCTGGGTGCGGGTCCCAGTGCCGTGCCCTTAGGACTAATGGGCCCTCTCTCTGGGCTGAGTGCTTTCACCAGGGTTAACTCCAGTTTAATCTGGAACCAGGGAGCTAAATTGATCCGCGCCGACCAGCAGGGCCGGCGCCGGCACAGCTCCGAGACCTTCTCCTCCACGGGAGTCCCGGTCAACGCCGCCTCGCCCTCCGTGGAGGGAGTGAAACGTCACAGCTCCGCCTCTTTCGAGAATGTATGGCTGAAGCCGGGAGAATCCCCATTATCTGCCAACGGGAGGAGAGAAAGCCCATCAGAGCCCAGCTCTAACGGACAGAACCAGAACAGGCTGAACTACATCGACCTGGACCTGGCTCAGGACCAGAACCTACCAGAGTGGAGTTCCCTCTGGGCCAGAGCCAGGGACACGCAAGGTGGTAGTGACCCAGAGGACCTGCGCGCCTATGCCAGCATTAGTTTTCAGAAAGCAGACGAGTCGAGGATGAACCCCGCTCAGAGAGAAG